One stretch of Mycobacteriales bacterium DNA includes these proteins:
- a CDS encoding HD domain-containing protein, with protein sequence MAFTRMDQGSVEDWMVIAQETVPYQQQVADRVLAMLRQLDSFHGGFGVSQLAHALQTATLAERAGAPDDLVVGALCHDLGKVISVANHPAIAAEILKPYVSEETYEIVRTHQDFQGKHYYHLLGKDPDARRQYADQPWFALAERFTDEWDQAAFDPGYDSEPLEHFEPLVRKIFGEVKIA encoded by the coding sequence ATGGCGTTCACGCGGATGGACCAGGGCAGCGTCGAGGACTGGATGGTCATCGCGCAGGAGACCGTGCCGTACCAGCAGCAGGTCGCCGACCGGGTGCTCGCGATGCTGCGGCAGCTCGACTCGTTCCACGGCGGGTTCGGCGTCAGCCAGCTCGCGCACGCCCTCCAGACCGCGACCCTGGCCGAACGCGCCGGTGCCCCCGACGACCTCGTCGTCGGCGCGCTCTGCCATGACCTCGGCAAGGTCATCAGCGTCGCCAACCACCCGGCGATCGCCGCCGAGATCCTCAAGCCGTACGTGTCCGAGGAGACGTACGAGATCGTCCGGACGCACCAGGACTTCCAGGGGAAGCACTACTACCACCTGCTCGGCAAGGACCCGGACGCGCGGCGGCAGTACGCGGACCAGCCGTGGTTCGCGCTCGCCGAGCGGTTCACCGACGAGTGGGACCAGGCGGCGTTCGACCCCGGGTACGACTCCGAGCCGCTGGAGCACTTCGAGCCGCTGGTGCGGAAGATCTTCGGCGAGGTCAAGATCGCGTAG
- a CDS encoding STAS domain-containing protein — protein MTETLAPPVSCSGHQLLAPTGDLDLATAPQLRQDLVDASVNGSPLVVLDLRSVAFLDSVGVGVIVGGHKRLRREGRSLHLSGPTGVVRRVLDLTRLDSIIPTFDTLAEAVAGCPSGH, from the coding sequence ATGACCGAGACCCTCGCCCCGCCGGTGTCCTGCTCCGGACACCAGCTCCTCGCGCCCACCGGTGACCTCGACCTGGCTACCGCGCCGCAGCTCCGCCAGGACCTGGTCGACGCCAGCGTCAACGGCTCCCCGCTCGTCGTGCTCGACCTGCGTTCGGTGGCGTTCCTGGACTCGGTGGGCGTCGGCGTCATCGTCGGCGGGCACAAGCGGCTGCGCCGCGAGGGCCGCTCGCTGCACCTGTCCGGGCCGACCGGCGTCGTCCGCCGCGTGCTCGACCTGACCCGCCTCGACTCGATCATCCCGACGTTCGACACGCTGGCCGAGGCCGTCGCCGGCTGCCCGTCCGGCCACTAA
- a CDS encoding zinc-binding dehydrogenase, whose product MRAAVLGAGGTLTWAEVPEPEPGEGEVRLRVAACGVCGSDLHLRTMGFLPPGYVMGHEFAGVVDAVGPGVRGWAEGDRACVYPFVPGPVHDMTASVTGIGCGGPYGGLAEACVAGADRLWRLPDALPLEHGALVEPLAVALHALDVAEVRPDQGCAVIGAGPVGVLVALALKARGVDRVAVVERDEPRRARAAALGVPAVGLDGVHDAVIEAVEGLPEVVFECAGHPSATPLAIELVAPSGIVALLGVLSEPVAVSQLLLMAKEAQLRASFCYRPASFDEAVGLLADGRVPAERLVTARRPMAEAGAVMDALATPGTTDLKVLLVP is encoded by the coding sequence GTGAGGGCGGCGGTCCTCGGCGCCGGCGGCACGCTGACCTGGGCCGAGGTCCCCGAGCCGGAGCCCGGCGAGGGGGAGGTGCGGCTGCGGGTCGCGGCGTGCGGCGTCTGCGGCAGCGACCTGCACCTGCGGACGATGGGGTTCCTGCCGCCCGGCTACGTCATGGGGCACGAGTTCGCCGGCGTGGTCGACGCCGTCGGCCCGGGCGTGCGCGGCTGGGCTGAGGGCGACCGGGCGTGCGTGTACCCGTTCGTGCCGGGCCCGGTCCACGACATGACCGCGTCGGTGACCGGCATCGGCTGCGGCGGGCCGTACGGCGGCCTGGCCGAGGCGTGTGTCGCCGGCGCGGACCGGCTGTGGCGGCTGCCGGACGCGCTGCCGCTGGAGCACGGGGCGCTGGTCGAGCCGCTCGCGGTCGCGCTGCACGCGCTCGACGTGGCGGAGGTACGCCCGGACCAGGGCTGCGCGGTCATCGGCGCGGGGCCGGTCGGCGTGCTCGTGGCGCTGGCGCTCAAGGCGCGCGGCGTCGACCGCGTCGCGGTGGTCGAGCGCGACGAGCCGCGCCGGGCGCGGGCGGCGGCGTTGGGCGTCCCGGCGGTCGGCCTGGACGGCGTGCACGACGCGGTGATCGAGGCGGTGGAGGGGCTGCCGGAGGTGGTGTTCGAGTGCGCCGGGCACCCGTCGGCGACGCCGCTCGCGATCGAGCTGGTCGCGCCGAGCGGGATCGTCGCGCTGCTCGGCGTCCTCTCCGAGCCGGTGGCCGTCTCGCAGCTCCTGCTGATGGCGAAGGAGGCGCAGCTCCGCGCGTCGTTCTGCTACCGGCCGGCGTCGTTCGACGAGGCGGTGGGGCTGCTCGCGGACGGGCGGGTGCCGGCCGAACGTCTCGTGACGGCGCGGCGGCCGATGGCGGAGGCGGGCGCGGTCATGGACGCGCTGGCGACGCCGGGCACCACGGACCTGAAGGTGCTGCTGGTCCCTTAG
- a CDS encoding DUF4235 domain-containing protein, with amino-acid sequence MLSKLGWKLTATASTLVAARLTAKAVTGGWKKVKRSDPPANPAAPSTGWGEAIGWAAASGVAIALARLAARRGAAGVWKKATGHLPPGLEEAAAA; translated from the coding sequence GTGCTGAGCAAGCTGGGTTGGAAGCTGACCGCGACGGCGTCGACGCTCGTCGCGGCGCGCCTCACCGCGAAGGCGGTGACGGGCGGGTGGAAGAAGGTCAAGCGGAGCGACCCGCCCGCCAACCCCGCCGCCCCCAGCACCGGCTGGGGCGAGGCGATCGGGTGGGCCGCCGCCAGTGGGGTGGCCATCGCCCTCGCCCGCCTCGCCGCTCGCCGCGGTGCTGCCGGGGTGTGGAAGAAGGCCACCGGCCACCTGCCGCCGGGCCTCGAAGAGGCCGCTGCGGCTTAG
- a CDS encoding maleylpyruvate isomerase family mycothiol-dependent enzyme produces MFPGERDYRAERAAFLATVESLPAEEFESGTTLCEGWAPRDVTGHVVGIDEAPLEYVKAFGNVNRGNARIVERMRALDREALLARTREWAARPALLSLSASYALLGDLAVHHQDVLRGLGRTRAVPEASARAILREGALFGVGKLRSHRVVPTDTGRPIGRGREVRGTAEQLGMWLAGRRGIDAELVFATAD; encoded by the coding sequence ATGTTCCCTGGCGAGCGTGACTACCGCGCCGAGCGCGCGGCGTTCCTGGCGACGGTCGAGTCGTTGCCGGCGGAGGAGTTCGAGAGCGGGACGACGCTGTGCGAGGGGTGGGCGCCGCGCGACGTGACCGGTCACGTGGTGGGGATCGACGAGGCGCCGCTGGAGTACGTGAAGGCGTTCGGCAACGTCAACCGCGGCAACGCGCGGATCGTGGAGCGGATGCGCGCGCTGGACCGGGAGGCGTTGCTGGCACGGACGCGGGAGTGGGCGGCGCGGCCGGCGCTGCTGTCGCTGTCGGCGTCGTACGCGCTGCTCGGGGATCTGGCGGTGCACCACCAGGACGTGCTGCGCGGCCTGGGGCGGACGCGGGCGGTGCCGGAGGCGAGCGCGCGGGCGATCCTGCGCGAGGGGGCGCTGTTCGGGGTGGGGAAGCTGCGGAGCCACCGGGTGGTGCCGACCGACACCGGTCGCCCCATCGGCCGCGGCCGGGAGGTGCGCGGCACGGCGGAGCAGCTCGGCATGTGGCTGGCGGGGCGGCGCGGGATCGACGCGGAGCTGGTGTTCGCCACGGCGGACTAG
- a CDS encoding SigE family RNA polymerase sigma factor — protein MDLRAEFDEYVRARHERLCRVAYVLCGDWQHAEDLVQTALAKTYVAHRRGHVENLDAYAHRTLVTTHTSWWRRRWHGEVATESLPEAAAPDDYAATDRRAAVVRALATLPPKQRAVLALRYLTDLTEADTARALGCSVGTVKSRANRAIATLRATGLLDDPEVSRA, from the coding sequence ATGGACCTGCGCGCGGAGTTCGACGAGTACGTCCGTGCGCGGCACGAACGCCTCTGCCGGGTCGCGTACGTCCTCTGCGGCGACTGGCAGCACGCCGAGGACCTGGTGCAGACGGCGCTCGCCAAGACCTACGTCGCGCACCGGCGCGGCCACGTCGAGAACCTCGACGCGTACGCCCACCGCACCCTCGTCACGACGCACACGTCGTGGTGGCGGCGGCGCTGGCACGGCGAGGTGGCGACGGAGTCGCTGCCGGAGGCCGCCGCGCCGGACGACTACGCCGCGACCGACCGACGCGCCGCCGTCGTCCGCGCGCTCGCCACGCTGCCGCCGAAGCAGCGCGCCGTGCTCGCGTTGCGCTACCTCACCGACCTGACCGAGGCCGACACGGCCCGTGCTCTCGGCTGCTCCGTCGGCACCGTGAAGAGCCGGGCCAACCGTGCCATCGCCACGTTGCGGGCCACCGGCCTGCTCGACGACCCCGAGGTGTCCCGTGCCTGA